One genomic window of Sulfurovum lithotrophicum includes the following:
- a CDS encoding histidine phosphatase family protein, whose amino-acid sequence MALTFLRHASLSSKYQGRYNGWTDLPIAPSLFDRQRIAILQKQKFDLVYSSDLLRCTQTLEMMGIKEYRQDKRLREVRFKIHIEGKNFDEVSRLSDYNASLLEERGRWHNFLCAESEYTFERRIKQFITQLPHDKEILICTHAGTLQKIFHLLGLPYNKMDYLEFKRIEYGLQHLV is encoded by the coding sequence GCTGTCTTCAAAGTATCAGGGTCGTTACAACGGATGGACCGACCTCCCCATAGCTCCCTCCCTGTTTGACAGACAACGTATCGCCATCCTCCAAAAACAAAAATTTGACCTTGTCTACAGTTCCGATCTTCTACGCTGTACCCAAACACTTGAAATGATGGGGATAAAAGAGTACCGGCAGGACAAAAGACTCAGGGAAGTACGTTTCAAAATCCACATAGAGGGAAAGAATTTTGATGAGGTAAGCCGTCTTTCGGACTACAATGCTTCTCTTCTGGAAGAAAGAGGGAGATGGCATAACTTCCTCTGTGCAGAATCAGAGTATACTTTCGAGCGGCGCATCAAACAGTTTATAACCCAATTACCACATGATAAAGAGATACTTATATGTACACATGCCGGAACATTACAAAAAATATTCCATCTGCTTGGATTACCGTATAACAAGATGGACTATCTAGAATTTAAAAGGATCGAATATGGATTACAGCACCTGGTTTAA
- a CDS encoding L,D-transpeptidase family protein: MRKSIALFFMLFVFSSDLFAYKEIVIDLSEQRAYAIEDGQIMFDGPVSSGVRGRETPQGEYRILQKKKYHRSNLWPKPDGGAKMNYMLRLTNSGIAMHLGHVPKSGPASHGCIRMKSGFAQRMYEWARVGTSVYVEGDIEDWYAMHQRRRIKSYYDEYVIVDAY; the protein is encoded by the coding sequence ATGAGAAAAAGCATAGCACTGTTTTTCATGCTGTTTGTATTTTCATCAGATCTTTTTGCCTACAAGGAGATTGTCATCGATCTTTCCGAACAGCGTGCCTATGCCATAGAGGATGGGCAAATCATGTTTGACGGTCCTGTCTCTTCAGGGGTACGCGGACGCGAAACACCCCAGGGCGAATACCGGATACTGCAGAAGAAGAAATACCACAGATCGAATCTCTGGCCCAAACCCGATGGCGGTGCGAAGATGAACTATATGCTGCGTTTGACCAACAGCGGTATCGCGATGCATCTGGGGCACGTTCCAAAAAGCGGGCCCGCTTCCCATGGATGTATCAGGATGAAAAGCGGTTTCGCGCAGCGTATGTATGAGTGGGCGAGGGTAGGAACCTCTGTCTATGTCGAAGGGGATATAGAGGACTGGTATGCCATGCACCAACGCAGGCGTATCAAAAGTTATTATGATGAGTATGTTATCGTAGATGCTTACTGA